The Synechococcus sp. CC9605 sequence AGTTGCCCGTCGCAAGCAGCGCAGTGAGCCCCACAAGCAGAACCACGGGCACCACAAGCGCCAAGAACAACTGCATCACCAAATGCCTTTGAGGCCTGTCTTCCAATGATGATCTGGTGGCAAGCCGTTCAACGTCGCAACATCCACACCACAGCCTGAACCTTGACGCTGTTGATTGTCACCGCCGGTTTCATCGGTCTGCTCTGGCTAACGCAAAGCCTGATCCGACGCGGCATGGATGACGGCAGCAACGGCTGAGTGGGGCTTGACCCCCCTGCTTGCAAGGGCGTTGTCAGTGATGCCTTGGCTCCCTTGCGCTCTGCTCTGCTTCCGCTTTCAGAAAACGACGATGCTGCGATGAGGCATAGCCACTTAGGTCAATTCGGCTGGCATTGCTGCCAGCTTTGCGCCACTCCCTCGGGGGAGTGCTGGATCTTCGGTTCATGGAATCGAGTTATCGGTTCTCGCGCAGTGGGCCTTCAGCAAGGCTCTTTGGCGTTGCCCCACCTTTGCACACTTGCCTGTCCCGACGCCAAGCGGATGAGTAATTGCAGCTACGGCAAGCCAATGGGATTGGATCGATACTCCGCCCAACGGCAAACGGCTTGTGACCCCAGAGGAGCAGTACGTGAAATGCATGGACGCTGCCTACGCCGCTTCTGACAGGGAGACCTGCCTCAAAATGATGCGAAGGGCAGAAGGCGTCCTGCGCGGTGAATTCAGCGCCCAGCCAACAAGCAATGGCCCTGGAGAGGAAGCGTTAGCGAGCTGAAGCAAAAACCCAACGAAACCCAGTGCTGCTCTGAGTTTTGAGATGGGCGATACTGGGATCGAACCAGTGACAATCTCCTTGTAAGGGAGACCGTCAAACTGAAAGCCGAAATCGATAAAACCCTCAAATCACTGGTCAGAAAACGGAGCAAAACTGGTTTCTAAGCCCAACAGCTTGAGCCATGCTCCGTCCTGTCATTGCGTGTCGCGACCTGTTGGAGCACACTTTGGAGCACGCCCACCGATTTGGAGCACGCCCCTCAAATGAGCCGGAGCGCACAGCCCTGGGAAGCAGAGATGCGGGCCAGCAACAAACGTGCGAACGGCTCCAACTGGACCATCCGCCAGTTGAAGGGGAGATGCCAAATCACCATGAAGCTGGAGAGCGGCCGGAAGCCTTCGGTGCTGACCGAGATCCCCTGGCAACCCGACAAGAGCCTCAGCATCCTTAACGCGGTCCAGGAAATCCGAGCCTTCATCGAGAAGGGTCACAGCATCCAGGAGGCGAACGAAAAGCGCCTCAAGGCCCTGGGGAAGGAAAGCGGCAAGGCCCCGGCGCTCCGAGAGTTCGATTGGGTCACCGCGGCCGACGACTTCCTCAAATCGATGGAGAGCCGCCGGGAAGGCACCCTCGACGACCTTCGAATCAGAGTCCGCCGGTTCAAGCTCACGCTGAAGGCCCGGCCAACACCGAACGACGGCCCATCGTTGATGAGAGCCTTCGCTCGGCTGTACTTCGACGAGGTTTATCCCCCGGATCACAGAAAGGCCGGGAAACTGAAACTGCCACCCGGCAAGGATGGGCGACGCCGGAATCTACGGGATGTAGCCCGGATCCTGCGGCACGGCATCGAAGAGATGGGAGCGCCTGAACGATGGCAACCACTCCCACCAAAGAAGATGAGCGGCCTGATTGGCTCAGCAGTTACTGAAACAATCACAAAGGCAAAAACTATTCCTGTCCTCCCAGAAGATTTCGAAGCATTGTTAGACAATCTCGAAGCAGACGGAAAGCTTGAACTTAGGCTTGCCGTGGGCTTAGTTGGACTTTATGGGCTCAGGCCATCCGAGCTTGCGGTGATGCGGCTTGAGGATGACGGGAAGCTCTACGTTGGCGGCCAGGTCAAGCGCGACGCCAAAGCCATCGAGCAAGGAACGGAGAAGCCTGAGCGCCTGGTCAAACCCCTAGACCTCAATGGCAAAGAGGGATTAGGGAAGGAGCTGGCAATGCTTTGGAACAACGGCAGAGGCGTAAGGAAGCTGCCACTGGCGATCAGGAACGAAATCGCCAAAGTCGAAGAGAAGAATACCTTCAAGGAAGTCGGCGCGGCCTTCAGCCAGTTACTAACTCGATACAGATATTGGAGAATTCTTGTTAAAAAAACGCCAGGATTAAAGCCGTACGGACTAAGGCATGGGTGGGCATGGCGCGCTCATAAAAACTCAGAAAAGCAACTACATTATTCCCAGGCGAGCGCGTTGCTAGGACACACAACCCGCGTTCATCTGGATTATTACAGCTCCTGGGTAAGCGAAGAATAGCTGGAAAAAGCCGTCAAGGAATACAACCTAAACCTCAAAAGTGTTGCGCCCTGACGTGACATGTGCAAGTCTCTTTATGTGATATCGGAACCGCAGCAGCACGTCTGCCTCCGGGGGATCAAACCGAACACATCATCCCTGCTGGATGCAAGGTCCTGATCGCCCAATTCCGATTCGTCCTGGTCGCCTGACCCATTGGCCTGAAGGTCATGATCGTCAGCACCTGGAACGTCTGGTTCGCTATTTCACCCGCGCGCGGGTGCGATTAGACGCAGGCTTCTCAATCGGAACGCTTGATAAAGGCAATCCTGATCAGAAACGCCGGGACAAAAAGGCCGAATGGATGGCCAAGCTCCAGGCGGAACTCCTTCATCACGAGAACTGGGATGGCACCCCACGCACGTAACGGTGCGTCTGCCCCATGCCTTGGCTCAAGACCCGCCCAACGGCGGAAGCTGCTGGATGCAGCGACAGAACCCTCAAGCGGAACATGGATTTCCGCGGAGGCTGCCTAAATCTCGGCGAGCACTATCGCCACGGTCCGTCCGCCAACAGCTCCTACGTCTGGAATGTTGAGCGTGTGATCGAAGCCTTGGCCCACCGTGGACTGGTGGCCGCCAAGGGCCGCGAGCTGCTCCTCAAACTCAAGGCGTCGGAGCAAAAAAATTGAACGACGCCACAATCTGCAGCGCCGGTCAGGGTCCGTGCAATGGCCCGACTTTAGGCGAGTTCCTCCTACTGAAGGAGATTGTCAACTGCGCCAGACACCAGGCTGAGACTGACTTGGGCATGGCCGCCTGGGGCTTTTGTGCTCCAAACCGTGCGCGAGAACGGAGGTGGCCATGATTCCGTTCGAGGAATTGGCGGCCAGCGGCATCGACCCCTCCACCGCCGCGCGGCTGAACTATCGCTGCACTCCCGATGGTGGTTGGGAGATCCCCTATCTCGACCCCCAGGGCCAGCCGTACACCTTTGGCGATGGTGTCCCGTTCGTTCGCCGCAAACTCAAGCCAGGGTCAGACCCGAAATACCTGACACTCTCCGGTGCGGGTAATCGCCCGTACCTTTCACCGCTGCTGCCCGCGGGATACCTGCAAGGGACCAAGCCTCTTCTCATCACCGAGGGGGAGAAGAAGGCCGACAGCCTGACGGCGCACGGCTTTCCCACGATTGGGTTGACCGGCGTTTACGGCTGGAAAGACCGTCGCGGTGAAACGTCAGCCCCCATCCCAGAGCTGGCGGTGATCAACTGGAAACGGCCCGTCCGCATCGTTTTCGACAGCGATGTCGTGATCAAGCCCCAGGTCCTCGACGCCTTGCGAGACCTAACCGAGCACATCGTTGGCGGTTTCCACCCTGACGATCCAGGGCTCGGCGGGCACATTCCCGACGTGGTGTTTCTCCCGTCAGAACTGAACGGGGAGAAAAACGGTGCTGACGATTTCGTCGTTCGGCATGGGGCCGATGCCTTCGCTCGACTGCTGCGCTTGGCTCGGCCAGCGGTCCAGTGGAAAAGCAAGAAGCCTGTCTTCTGGAGCCCGGAAGCCGACAACGCCCACTTCATCGCTCAGGCGTTCATCTCCGTGCTTCAAGAGCGTTACGCCATCCATCCCACGCGCGGGACACTCACGTTCAACGGCAGGCACTTGGAGGATGTGCCGGGAAAACATCCACTGCTCGGACCCCTCCACCAGCTGATGGATGAACACAACTTTCACCGTCGTGGGCGGCGAATGATGGAGATCCTGTCCGAGGTGGAGACCTACCTCCAGCACAACGATTGGGACGGCAACCACCTGGCGGCGTTCAGCAACGGCACGCTTGACCTAAGTACCAACATCCTTCGCCCAGGCCACGATCCAAGCGACCGCCTGACCTTCGCGTTCCCTTATCGGTGGGACCCCAAGGCGACGTGCCCACGTTGGCTGCAGTTCATCGAGCAAACCTTCGACGACGACACCGCGAAAGTATTTCGGGCGGCTATCGGTTGGACGATCAAACCGAAAAAACAGGATGCACCCTTTCCCTTCGAAAAAGCGTTCGACATTGCAGGGCCGAAAGGCTGCGGGAAGGGAGTGATCGGTTAAGTGATCCGCGCACTCTGCGGCGGTGGGCATGGTGCCGCGACCCTGCGGCCAAAGATGATCGGCTGCCCTGACTCAATGCTGGGGCTGCATGGGAAGAAGGCTGCAATCGACTACGACTCCAGCGGAGTTGTGAACGATCCAGGCCAGTTCAACAGCATCGTTTCCAACGAGCCGGTGCAGGTCTGGCGCAAGTTCTCAAACAAAACTGATGCACGCCTCGGCGTGGTGATCTGGCGACTCTTTAATGATCTGCCTGGGGTCTCCGATTCCGGTGGCGTCGAGGGGATGCAACGGCGCATCATTACTTTCTCGATTGGGCAATCGGTCCGGCGAAAGGATCCCAACCTCAAAGAAAAGCTCTGCGAAGAGCTGCCAGGGATCCTGCAGTGGGCTTGGTCGTTATCGCGCGATGAAATCCGGAAGGCGTTTGACGCCGCCGGTCGCATCGCCAGCATCAGCGAGGCATCCATCGAGGCGCAGCTCAATGCGAGCCCATGGCTGAAGTTCCTGATCGAGGTTTACCCCGACGGCATCCAGGACATCGCCGCCAAAAAACTATTTGAGCGATACCAGCAGTGGTGCGCAGACGAAGGCCGCAGGGCGGTCCTGAACAACACGAACTTCGGCCTGAAGCTGAAAAAACTGACGGCTCCCAAAGGGGTGGAGGGTTCACGCCTACCAATCGTGAAACGCGAGACCAAAACCGCGAATCGATACGACATCAGTCCGATGCGCGACTTCGATTTGGCGCTGTTCTTCGGCCTGACGGTCTCCAGTGAAGTGTTTGACCCTCCACCGGTGGAAAGTTCAACGCCAAACCATCTACCGCCGGATCCAGCGCCACCAGATGGATCTCCGGCAGGGGTGAACAGTGTGGATAGTTTTTCTCCACCGCTTCACGCGGAGAGAAATGGAGTGGGTTCAAAGAAGGGGGAGAAACCGAAGCGGAAAAACCCTTCAAACCCTCCACAACCTTCACTCCCGGGCCTGAACGCTGCCCCAATCGGGTCAACTTACGATGTCGAATCAGGCGACGACGACCCCCACTGGGGCCCCCGACCGGCCTGACCTTCTCCCAATACAAGAGATGGTTTCGCCCCCGCAAAGTCAGATCGCCAATGAATTTCGCGGAGCAGATGATCAGGAACATGCTCCAACCCGTACTCCAAAACCCCGAGACAGTGGGCTGGCGCAGGGCTGTGAACTGACCTGAGTCCGTGTTCGCTCGGGAGGCTCCCAAGAGTTGTCAAAACCGCATAAGGCTCAGAAGTAAAGCTTGTGGAGCTGGTTGATTCATTTGGCACAACAGAGACGGAAGAACTTCTATAAAGTTGTTAAGTTTTTTAACGACGCTATGGACAGCAAGTTCGGCTTCTCATCTTTCGCTGAAACCTGGAATGGCCGCCTGGCAATGATGGGTTTCATCATTGGTCTTGGCACTGAGATACTCACAGGTCAAGGGATCCTTTCTCAGATCGGGATGGGGTGATGCCCAAAGAGGAAATTGATGTTTGGGCACCCGAAACGCGTCTTGGGTACTTCAAGCTCTTTTACTTCGGAATGCTTGTGGCAGCGATTTGCGTCGGTGGGAACACAGCACTTGGCTCCCTTTGGCCAACCATGGCTATTGGGCAATGATCCGAGAGCTGACACCTGTTTTCTGCTCAAGGTGCCGACTAGTCGTCACAAGACATCACAACAATGCCGCTGCTCATTTGAAACTGCTCTTGGCAACATCTAAAGCACGTGCATCCGACCTACGTTCCATACTTTGTTCGGAAGTTTCAGTCGCATGGGCCTTCCATCCAATGGTTTCTCCAATGACCATTGGGCGCTGAGTGTCAGCGTTACCATCCCGCGCCGACACAGCAAGCAACGGCCTGACTCCTCTTTTGAAGGGGAGGAGTCAGATCAGCGTTGCGTGAACAGTGGCAGGCAACGAGTCCAGGACATTGATGTGACTCAAAAAGTCGCTGCATACGCATCATATTGTCAGCACTTAATCCGTAGACAAAGCAATAGTCAGTATGGAGCATCCACAACCTCCAGCCAATGGTTTAACTACAGCCATTGGGCGCTGAGTTTCACTAACTTCTCTGCCAATGAGCATCGACGGGGAAGTCAGTTCAGCGTTGATCAACGTCCCAGGGATCTTTATCAACAGTGTTGAATTCAAAAGCACTTCAACGTCTTGTGATATTGAATTACAAGAATGCCGAAGGTGAAGAGCTGGTTGGCCTAGCTCTGGAATTAGTAGAGGAATCGAACGGCGGGATTCAAGTACGAGTACTTAGGGATTCAAATATAGTTAGCTGTGTATCGGTGTTCCCCTTGAAAGAATGCAGAGTGGATGACTTGCAAGGATGTGACTGCTGCGAATAATTAGCAGCAACTACAACTAGAGCAACATTGCTCATCACCGGCATGACCATCAGCACATGGCTGAGAGCAGTAAATCTTGCCTTCTTTCTCAATGGCTTTTTCCGGATTGACGCAGCAGCCACAGGGTTCACATGCACATGGGTGGTTTGTGGTTTGCATGGCGTTGACAAAGTATTCCCACCTTTATAGATAAAAAATCAATCGACGCATCCCTCAAACATGTTTATAGCATCTTGTTTCTTCAATCAAAGAAGAACCAAAGTATTCACACAGCTCATATCTCTACGCCGTCATCACGATGTTCAAAGTCTACCCAATGAATACAATCAACGGGACAGATATCAATCGCCTCCTGGATTCGATCTATTGTATCGCCATCTTGTCGCACAGCACGGCAACGACCTGTTTCTGGGACCATGACAAAAGTATTAGACGCCACATGTGCACAGTAACGACAACCAATGCAATCAGACTCATCAACCCAAACTGCTTTTTCACGCAATGCTCCACCCAAAGATGGCTCTAGCCCAGTGCGAAGACCATTGCAACTACCTGATTTAGCCGAGAAAGCTGCCATAACTGATTTTTCCGAAATGTACATAATTCTGGTTTAACTCAATATCTCACTCAAATCGTGAACATCAGACGGAAGACTAAAAGCACCAAGGAAACACTTCCAACACCTAAAACAAACAAGAAAACAAGCCAGAGTTTTAAAAGACGACCCTCAGGCTTTTCATAGATCAGACGGGATACCGTCATTGGCCGCCTGATTTTATTGAAGGCATCTACAGAGATCATTAATCCATCACGAATCAGTCGATCACGCCAACTTTCTCCATAGCGAGGAAGTCGCTCATAGATAGGCATCTCTTCTTGAGAGCGTCCTGGCAAAATACGATTTACTTGATCGGGAATTCCATCAATTCCAAATCTCTCAAAATACTCAGGAGATCCCAATATGTCATCAACAAAAGCTGCAAATCCCTGCTCGGCAATAACAATGGACCAAGATTTCACTTCATCTTGTCCGTAAACAGGACGACCAAGGACACGGCCTATGACCTGCTCAACTAGTCGATCGTTTCCATTGCATTCGACGTAACCCCTATAAAAACGATCTGAAAGTAGTAGTCCTCTTATAAAATCTCTTACGGTGATAGAACCTGAACTAAGCTGTGATTCTAAAAATCGATCACGATCACAACTCATTGCATGAAAATATATCTGCCGATAACATCTTTCAATTATTTCTGACGACAAATCAGGCGCTCGATCCAAACAGGGTTGACGAGAAGCTGATATTGAGTCAACTCGAGAGTTTTGACTTGATGGCTTGAATGGCAGGCGAGCCCTGGCAGAAAGAGAGGCCAATTAATCTGAAGTGATATTGCATTATTAAAGACATCAAAAAATTACTGGCAAAAGCAATGAATACCTCTAACGAAGATAATCAACACACCCCGCGATCACAAAAGGCATATTGTAAAGACCATTTGATACGACATTAGGTAATTTATAAAAGTCCCATGTGGCAACACTCCTCAATGATGGGTTTGGTCATCACGACAAAAGAGCTATGGCTTTAAGCGAATTCGAAATTGCGATAGGCGGGCTTACTTCTATCCCTGTAGTAGGTGGACTATTCTTTCTAGGATACAAGTCTTTTGGCGAAAGTACCTTAGATACAAGCAAACTTAAGCCCAAAAAAAAGCCAGCAGTCGCAAAGGCAACACCCACAACTGACAAAAAAAACCCTGAAGCAAAAAGCCAAAAGACAGAGAAAAATATCAATACGACTAATACTAACAAAGAAAAAACTTCTGCGGTAGAACAGCCAAATTCAGCTAAAGAGGAAACATCAATATCAAGCAAAAAGCAGCCTGAAGAGAAATGAAAAGTGATGCCACCAAATCAAACAGACAAACTGCAAAGCAGTAGGAGATTAATAAAGCCAAACTAGAAAACATATAGATGATATGCCCGATCAAACTAAGTCTTCTCTGCTTGAAATGAGTAGCTATTCAGGCTGTCAGTAGAAGCACAAAAATATACGATCTACATGTCACAAAATAAACATTCAGGCGCAGTTATTGCGACCCAATGAGATCGATATTCATCCAGGGAAAGCAGCATCTTGGACATGGATTGCTATCAAATTATTTCATGAGGAAAGCGCAGCCAACGAAGATATGATTTTAAACTAATGGACATTCTCAATGTTCTTGTTGGCATTACCACGATTTTCTGGATTGCCACTGGAATCAAAACACACAGCGATTGGATTCAATCGATCTTTGTCAACGAGAGCAAAAAAATCCGGCAACAAACAGAAATAATTAGTGAGTTTGGCTACAGCGCACTCAACACACGCAACAAACTTGAGGCCAAGAAAGGACTGGTCTTAGCCTATTGGGACAAGCCCCTTGGAAAACAAAAAAACGAGGGAACTCCTAAACAAATACAAAGTCCGATCATTTTTCAGCTGGTATCACTAAGCCTGATAACTTGCACTTCAATTGTATTATTAATAGCTCTGAGCAGAGGTCTTTTCTCAATACTAGGTCTGGTTTAATAGCACCCCAACTTTAACTTAAGTCGTAGACCTAGTAATACTTCTAATGCTCGATGACCAAAAGTCAAGGCACATAATAATGCCTCACTTTGTCTAGAGCATTAGCCAGACATTCCGCAACATATCTGGCGTGCATTTGAATGCAGCTATCACCTCATCTGTACTGCACTTAGCTCATGGCTAGAGTGACAATTCCATTGGAAGTTCTGTTATACAGCACTTCCATCCAATGGAGTGATGACCATT is a genomic window containing:
- a CDS encoding DUF3854 domain-containing protein, producing the protein MIPFEELAASGIDPSTAARLNYRCTPDGGWEIPYLDPQGQPYTFGDGVPFVRRKLKPGSDPKYLTLSGAGNRPYLSPLLPAGYLQGTKPLLITEGEKKADSLTAHGFPTIGLTGVYGWKDRRGETSAPIPELAVINWKRPVRIVFDSDVVIKPQVLDALRDLTEHIVGGFHPDDPGLGGHIPDVVFLPSELNGEKNGADDFVVRHGADAFARLLRLARPAVQWKSKKPVFWSPEADNAHFIAQAFISVLQERYAIHPTRGTLTFNGRHLEDVPGKHPLLGPLHQLMDEHNFHRRGRRMMEILSEVETYLQHNDWDGNHLAAFSNGTLDLSTNILRPGHDPSDRLTFAFPYRWDPKATCPRWLQFIEQTFDDDTAKVFRAAIGWTIKPKKQDAPFPFEKAFDIAGPKGCGKGVIG
- a CDS encoding primase-like DNA-binding domain-containing protein, translated to MIRALCGGGHGAATLRPKMIGCPDSMLGLHGKKAAIDYDSSGVVNDPGQFNSIVSNEPVQVWRKFSNKTDARLGVVIWRLFNDLPGVSDSGGVEGMQRRIITFSIGQSVRRKDPNLKEKLCEELPGILQWAWSLSRDEIRKAFDAAGRIASISEASIEAQLNASPWLKFLIEVYPDGIQDIAAKKLFERYQQWCADEGRRAVLNNTNFGLKLKKLTAPKGVEGSRLPIVKRETKTANRYDISPMRDFDLALFFGLTVSSEVFDPPPVESSTPNHLPPDPAPPDGSPAGVNSVDSFSPPLHAERNGVGSKKGEKPKRKNPSNPPQPSLPGLNAAPIGSTYDVESGDDDPHWGPRPA
- a CDS encoding high light inducible protein, whose amino-acid sequence is MDSKFGFSSFAETWNGRLAMMGFIIGLGTEILTGQGILSQIGMG
- a CDS encoding metallothionein, which encodes MQTTNHPCACEPCGCCVNPEKAIEKEGKIYCSQPCADGHAGDEQCCSSCSCC
- a CDS encoding ferredoxin; amino-acid sequence: MAAFSAKSGSCNGLRTGLEPSLGGALREKAVWVDESDCIGCRYCAHVASNTFVMVPETGRCRAVRQDGDTIDRIQEAIDICPVDCIHWVDFEHRDDGVEI
- a CDS encoding phycobilisome rod-core linker polypeptide; this translates as MSCDRDRFLESQLSSGSITVRDFIRGLLLSDRFYRGYVECNGNDRLVEQVIGRVLGRPVYGQDEVKSWSIVIAEQGFAAFVDDILGSPEYFERFGIDGIPDQVNRILPGRSQEEMPIYERLPRYGESWRDRLIRDGLMISVDAFNKIRRPMTVSRLIYEKPEGRLLKLWLVFLFVLGVGSVSLVLLVFRLMFTI